One segment of Dama dama isolate Ldn47 chromosome 15, ASM3311817v1, whole genome shotgun sequence DNA contains the following:
- the MMS19 gene encoding MMS19 nucleotide excision repair protein homolog isoform X2, with product MAAAAALEAVAPLGALWGLVQDFVMGQQEGPADQVAADVKSGSYTVLQVVEALGSSLENPEPRTRARGIQLLSQVLLQCHCLLLEKEVVHLILFYENRLKDHHLVIPSVLQGLRALSLCVALPPGLAVSVLKAIFQEVHVQSLPQVDRHTVYSIITNFMRTREEELKGLGADFTFGFIQVMDGEKDPRNLLVAFHIVYDLISRDYSLGPFVEELFEVTSCYFPIDFTPPPNDPHGIQREDLILSLRAVLASTPRFAEFLLPLLIEKVDSEILSAKLDSLQTLNACCAVYGQKELKDFLPSLWASIRREVFQTASERVEAEGLAALNSLTACLSRSVLRADAEDLLDSFLSNILQDCRHHLCEPDMKLVWPSAKLLQAAAGASARACDHITSNVLPLLLEQFHKHSQSNQRRTILEMILGFLKLQQKWSCEDKDERPLSGFKDQLCSLIFMALSDPNTQLQLVGIRTLTVLGAQPDLLSSGDLELAVGHLYRLSFLEEDSQSWAAALEASGTLAALYPVAFSSHLVPKLAEDLCTEESDLARGDGPTRCSRHPRCLQALSAVSTHPSIVKETLPLLLQHLCQMNRGITSPGTSEVIAICHSLQQVAEKCQRDPESCWYFHQTAVPCLLALAVQASMPEKEHSVLKKVLLEDEVLATMVSVIATATTHLSPDLATQSVAHVVPLFLDGNISFLPENSFSGRFQPFQDGSSGQRRLVALLMAFVCSLPRNVEIPQLNRLMRELLELSCCQSCPFSSTAAAKCFAGLLNKHPAGQQLDEFLQLAVDKVEAGLSSGPCRSQGFTLLLWVTKALVLRYHPLSSCLTDRLMGLLSDPELGPAAADGFSLLMSDCTDVLTRAGHAEVRIMFRQRFFTDNVPALVRGFHAAPQDVKPNYLKGLSHVLNRLPKPVLLPELPTLLSLLLEALSCPDSVVQLSTLSCLQPLLLEAPQVMSLHVDTLVTKFLNLSASPSMAVRIAALQCMHALTHLPTPVLLPYKPQVIRALAKPLDDKKRLVRKEAVSARGEWFLLGSPGS from the exons GTCTTCTCTAGAGAATCCAGAACCCCGAACTCGGGCACGAGGAATCCAGCTTTTGTCACAGGTGCTCCTCCAGTGCCACTGCttgctcctggagaaggaag TGGTCCACCTGATCCTGTTCTATGAGAACCGGCTGAAGGACCATCATCTTGTGATCCCGTCTGTCCTGCAGGGTTTGAGGGCACTT AGCCTATGTGTGGCCCTGCCCCCTGGGCTGGCAGTCTCTGTGCTTAAAGCCATCTTCCAGGAGGTCCACGTACAG TCCTTGCCACAGGTGGACCGACACACAGTCTATAGTATTATCACCAACTTCATGCGAACCCGGGAAGAAG AGCTGAAGGGCCTAGGAGCTGATTTCACCTTTGGCTTCATCCaggtgatggatggggaaaagGATCCCCGTAATCTTCTGGTGGCCTTCCACATCGTCTATGACCTCATCTCCAGAGACTATAGCCTGG GACCTTTTGTGGAGGAGTTGTTTGAAGTGACATCTTGTTACTTCCCTATTGATTTTACTCCT CCACCTAATGATCCCCATGGCATCCAGAGAGAAGATCTCATCCTGAGTCTTCGCGCTGTGCTGGCTTCTACACCACGCTTTGCTGAG TTCCTGCTGCCCCTGCTGATTGAGAAAGTGGACTCTGAGATTCTGAGTGCCAAGCTGGATTCTCTGCAGACTCTG AATGCTTGCTGTGCTGTGTATGGACAGAAAGAACTAAAGGACttcctccccagcctctgggctTCTATCCGCAGAGAG GTGTTCCAGACGGCAAGTGAGCGGGTAGAGGCCGAGGGCCTGGCGGCCCTCAACTCCCTGACTGCGTGTTTGTCTCGCTCTGTGCTGAGGGCCGATGCTGAGGACCTCCTTGACTCCTTCCTTAGCAACATTCTACAGG ACTGCAGGCACCATCTGTGTGAACCGGACATGAAACTGGTGTGGCCTAGTGCCAAACTGCTGCAGGCGGCTGCAGGTGCGTCTGCCCGGGCCTGCGACCACATCACCAGTAACGTGCTGCCTCTACTGCTGGAACAGTTCCACAAGCACAGTCAG AGCAACCAGCGGAGGACAATCCTTGAAATGATCCTGGGTTTCTTGAAGCTGCAGCAGAAATGGAGCTGTGAAGACAAGG ATGAAAGGCCTCTGAGTGGCTTCAAGGACCAGCTGTGCTCACTGATATTCATGGCCCTGTCAGACCCCAACACCCAGCTTCAACTTGTTGGCATTCGTACACTCACAGTGTTGGGTGCTCAACCAG ATCTCCTGTCTTCTGGGGACTTGGAGCTAGCAGTGGGTCACCTGTACAGActgagcttcctggaggaggattCCCAGAGTTG GGCAGCAGCACTGGAAGCATCAGGAACCCTGGCAGCTCTCTACCCTGTGGCCTTCAGCAGCCACCTAGTGCCCAAGCTTGCTGAGGATCTGTGTACCG AGGAGTCAGATTTGGCTAGAGGGGATGGGCCCACCAGGTGCTCCCGGCATCCACGCTGTCTGCAAGCCTTATCAGCTGTATCCACACATCCCAGCATCGTCAAGGAGACGCTGCCTCTTCTGCTGCAGCATCTGTGCCAGATGAACAGAg GGATTACGAGTCCAGGAACCAGTGAAGTTATTGCTATCTGTCACAGCCTCCAGCAGGTGGCAGAAAAATGCCAACGAGACCCCGAGAGCTGCTGGTATTTCCATCAGACAGCTGTACCCTGCCTGCTTGCTTTGGCTGTGCAGGCTTCCATGCCAG AGAAGGAGCATTCAGTTCTGAAAAAAGTCCTGCTGGAGGATGAGGTCTTGGCCACCATGGTGTCGGTCATCGCCACTGCCACCACCCACTTGAGCCCTGA CTTAGCCACGCAGAGTGTCGCCCACGTCGTGCCCCTCTTCTTGGACGGCAACATCTCCTTCCTGCCTGAAAACAGCTTCTCTGGCAGATTCCAGCCATTCCAG GATGGCTCCTCAGGACAGAGGCGACTGGTTGCACTGCTTATGGCCTTTGTCTGTTCCCTGCCTCGAAAC GTGGAAATCCCACAGCTGAACCGACTCATGCGGGAGCTTTTAGAGCTGAGCTGTTGCCAAAGCTGCCCCTTCTCCTCTACTGCTGCCGCCAAGTGCTTCGCAGGACTCCTGAACAAGCACCCTGCAG GGCAACAGCTGGATGAATTCCTGCAGCTGGCTGTGGACAAAGTGGAGGCTGGGCTGAGCTCTGGGCCCTGTCGTAGTCAGGGCTTCACACTGCTTCTCTGG GTCACAAAGGCCTTAGTGCTTAGATACCATCCTCTCAGTTCCTGCCTTACAGACCGG CTCATGGGCCTCCTGAGTGATCCAGAACTAGGCCCGGCAGCAGCTGATGGCTTCTCTCTGCTCATGTCTGACTGCACTGATGTGCTAACTCGTGCTGGCCATGCTGAAGTGCGGATCATGTTTCGCCAGCGGTTCTTCACGGATAACGTGCCCGCTTTGGTCCGGGGCTTCCATGCTGCTCCCCAAG ATGTGAAGCCAAACTACCTTAAGGGTCTGTCTCACGTACTTAACAGGCtgccaaagcctgtgctcttgcCAGAGCTGCCCACG CTGCTCTCCCTGTTGCTGGAGGCCCTGTCCTGCCCCGACTCCGTGGTGCAGCTCTCCACCCTCAGCTGCCTTCAGCCTCTTCTACTGGAAGCGCCCCAGGTCATGAGTCTTCACGTTGACACCCTTGTCACCAAGTTCCTGAACCTCAGTGCCAGCCCTTCCATG GCGGTCCGGATCGCTGCTCTGCAGTGTATGCACGCCCTCACTCACCTGCCCACCCCTGTG CTGCTGCCGTACAAACCACAGGTGATCCGGGCCTTAGCCAAACCCTTGGATGACAAGAAGAGGCTGGTGCGTAAGGAAGCAGTGTCAGCCAGGGGAGAATG GTTTCTGCTGGGGAGCCCTGGCAGCTGA
- the MMS19 gene encoding MMS19 nucleotide excision repair protein homolog isoform X1, which yields MAAAAALEAVAPLGALWGLVQDFVMGQQEGPADQVAADVKSGSYTVLQVVEALGSSLENPEPRTRARGIQLLSQVLLQCHCLLLEKEVVHLILFYENRLKDHHLVIPSVLQGLRALSLCVALPPGLAVSVLKAIFQEVHVQSLPQVDRHTVYSIITNFMRTREEELKGLGADFTFGFIQVMDGEKDPRNLLVAFHIVYDLISRDYSLGPFVEELFEVTSCYFPIDFTPPPNDPHGIQREDLILSLRAVLASTPRFAEFLLPLLIEKVDSEILSAKLDSLQTLNACCAVYGQKELKDFLPSLWASIRREVFQTASERVEAEGLAALNSLTACLSRSVLRADAEDLLDSFLSNILQDCRHHLCEPDMKLVWPSAKLLQAAAGASARACDHITSNVLPLLLEQFHKHSQSNQRRTILEMILGFLKLQQKWSCEDKDERPLSGFKDQLCSLIFMALSDPNTQLQLVGIRTLTVLGAQPDLLSSGDLELAVGHLYRLSFLEEDSQSCRAAALEASGTLAALYPVAFSSHLVPKLAEDLCTEESDLARGDGPTRCSRHPRCLQALSAVSTHPSIVKETLPLLLQHLCQMNRGITSPGTSEVIAICHSLQQVAEKCQRDPESCWYFHQTAVPCLLALAVQASMPEKEHSVLKKVLLEDEVLATMVSVIATATTHLSPDLATQSVAHVVPLFLDGNISFLPENSFSGRFQPFQDGSSGQRRLVALLMAFVCSLPRNVEIPQLNRLMRELLELSCCQSCPFSSTAAAKCFAGLLNKHPAGQQLDEFLQLAVDKVEAGLSSGPCRSQGFTLLLWVTKALVLRYHPLSSCLTDRLMGLLSDPELGPAAADGFSLLMSDCTDVLTRAGHAEVRIMFRQRFFTDNVPALVRGFHAAPQDVKPNYLKGLSHVLNRLPKPVLLPELPTLLSLLLEALSCPDSVVQLSTLSCLQPLLLEAPQVMSLHVDTLVTKFLNLSASPSMAVRIAALQCMHALTHLPTPVLLPYKPQVIRALAKPLDDKKRLVRKEAVSARGEWFLLGSPGS from the exons GTCTTCTCTAGAGAATCCAGAACCCCGAACTCGGGCACGAGGAATCCAGCTTTTGTCACAGGTGCTCCTCCAGTGCCACTGCttgctcctggagaaggaag TGGTCCACCTGATCCTGTTCTATGAGAACCGGCTGAAGGACCATCATCTTGTGATCCCGTCTGTCCTGCAGGGTTTGAGGGCACTT AGCCTATGTGTGGCCCTGCCCCCTGGGCTGGCAGTCTCTGTGCTTAAAGCCATCTTCCAGGAGGTCCACGTACAG TCCTTGCCACAGGTGGACCGACACACAGTCTATAGTATTATCACCAACTTCATGCGAACCCGGGAAGAAG AGCTGAAGGGCCTAGGAGCTGATTTCACCTTTGGCTTCATCCaggtgatggatggggaaaagGATCCCCGTAATCTTCTGGTGGCCTTCCACATCGTCTATGACCTCATCTCCAGAGACTATAGCCTGG GACCTTTTGTGGAGGAGTTGTTTGAAGTGACATCTTGTTACTTCCCTATTGATTTTACTCCT CCACCTAATGATCCCCATGGCATCCAGAGAGAAGATCTCATCCTGAGTCTTCGCGCTGTGCTGGCTTCTACACCACGCTTTGCTGAG TTCCTGCTGCCCCTGCTGATTGAGAAAGTGGACTCTGAGATTCTGAGTGCCAAGCTGGATTCTCTGCAGACTCTG AATGCTTGCTGTGCTGTGTATGGACAGAAAGAACTAAAGGACttcctccccagcctctgggctTCTATCCGCAGAGAG GTGTTCCAGACGGCAAGTGAGCGGGTAGAGGCCGAGGGCCTGGCGGCCCTCAACTCCCTGACTGCGTGTTTGTCTCGCTCTGTGCTGAGGGCCGATGCTGAGGACCTCCTTGACTCCTTCCTTAGCAACATTCTACAGG ACTGCAGGCACCATCTGTGTGAACCGGACATGAAACTGGTGTGGCCTAGTGCCAAACTGCTGCAGGCGGCTGCAGGTGCGTCTGCCCGGGCCTGCGACCACATCACCAGTAACGTGCTGCCTCTACTGCTGGAACAGTTCCACAAGCACAGTCAG AGCAACCAGCGGAGGACAATCCTTGAAATGATCCTGGGTTTCTTGAAGCTGCAGCAGAAATGGAGCTGTGAAGACAAGG ATGAAAGGCCTCTGAGTGGCTTCAAGGACCAGCTGTGCTCACTGATATTCATGGCCCTGTCAGACCCCAACACCCAGCTTCAACTTGTTGGCATTCGTACACTCACAGTGTTGGGTGCTCAACCAG ATCTCCTGTCTTCTGGGGACTTGGAGCTAGCAGTGGGTCACCTGTACAGActgagcttcctggaggaggattCCCAGAGTTG CAGGGCAGCAGCACTGGAAGCATCAGGAACCCTGGCAGCTCTCTACCCTGTGGCCTTCAGCAGCCACCTAGTGCCCAAGCTTGCTGAGGATCTGTGTACCG AGGAGTCAGATTTGGCTAGAGGGGATGGGCCCACCAGGTGCTCCCGGCATCCACGCTGTCTGCAAGCCTTATCAGCTGTATCCACACATCCCAGCATCGTCAAGGAGACGCTGCCTCTTCTGCTGCAGCATCTGTGCCAGATGAACAGAg GGATTACGAGTCCAGGAACCAGTGAAGTTATTGCTATCTGTCACAGCCTCCAGCAGGTGGCAGAAAAATGCCAACGAGACCCCGAGAGCTGCTGGTATTTCCATCAGACAGCTGTACCCTGCCTGCTTGCTTTGGCTGTGCAGGCTTCCATGCCAG AGAAGGAGCATTCAGTTCTGAAAAAAGTCCTGCTGGAGGATGAGGTCTTGGCCACCATGGTGTCGGTCATCGCCACTGCCACCACCCACTTGAGCCCTGA CTTAGCCACGCAGAGTGTCGCCCACGTCGTGCCCCTCTTCTTGGACGGCAACATCTCCTTCCTGCCTGAAAACAGCTTCTCTGGCAGATTCCAGCCATTCCAG GATGGCTCCTCAGGACAGAGGCGACTGGTTGCACTGCTTATGGCCTTTGTCTGTTCCCTGCCTCGAAAC GTGGAAATCCCACAGCTGAACCGACTCATGCGGGAGCTTTTAGAGCTGAGCTGTTGCCAAAGCTGCCCCTTCTCCTCTACTGCTGCCGCCAAGTGCTTCGCAGGACTCCTGAACAAGCACCCTGCAG GGCAACAGCTGGATGAATTCCTGCAGCTGGCTGTGGACAAAGTGGAGGCTGGGCTGAGCTCTGGGCCCTGTCGTAGTCAGGGCTTCACACTGCTTCTCTGG GTCACAAAGGCCTTAGTGCTTAGATACCATCCTCTCAGTTCCTGCCTTACAGACCGG CTCATGGGCCTCCTGAGTGATCCAGAACTAGGCCCGGCAGCAGCTGATGGCTTCTCTCTGCTCATGTCTGACTGCACTGATGTGCTAACTCGTGCTGGCCATGCTGAAGTGCGGATCATGTTTCGCCAGCGGTTCTTCACGGATAACGTGCCCGCTTTGGTCCGGGGCTTCCATGCTGCTCCCCAAG ATGTGAAGCCAAACTACCTTAAGGGTCTGTCTCACGTACTTAACAGGCtgccaaagcctgtgctcttgcCAGAGCTGCCCACG CTGCTCTCCCTGTTGCTGGAGGCCCTGTCCTGCCCCGACTCCGTGGTGCAGCTCTCCACCCTCAGCTGCCTTCAGCCTCTTCTACTGGAAGCGCCCCAGGTCATGAGTCTTCACGTTGACACCCTTGTCACCAAGTTCCTGAACCTCAGTGCCAGCCCTTCCATG GCGGTCCGGATCGCTGCTCTGCAGTGTATGCACGCCCTCACTCACCTGCCCACCCCTGTG CTGCTGCCGTACAAACCACAGGTGATCCGGGCCTTAGCCAAACCCTTGGATGACAAGAAGAGGCTGGTGCGTAAGGAAGCAGTGTCAGCCAGGGGAGAATG GTTTCTGCTGGGGAGCCCTGGCAGCTGA
- the MMS19 gene encoding MMS19 nucleotide excision repair protein homolog isoform X3, with amino-acid sequence MKLVWPSAKLLQAAAGASARACDHITSNVLPLLLEQFHKHSQSNQRRTILEMILGFLKLQQKWSCEDKDERPLSGFKDQLCSLIFMALSDPNTQLQLVGIRTLTVLGAQPDLLSSGDLELAVGHLYRLSFLEEDSQSCRAAALEASGTLAALYPVAFSSHLVPKLAEDLCTEESDLARGDGPTRCSRHPRCLQALSAVSTHPSIVKETLPLLLQHLCQMNRGITSPGTSEVIAICHSLQQVAEKCQRDPESCWYFHQTAVPCLLALAVQASMPEKEHSVLKKVLLEDEVLATMVSVIATATTHLSPDLATQSVAHVVPLFLDGNISFLPENSFSGRFQPFQDGSSGQRRLVALLMAFVCSLPRNVEIPQLNRLMRELLELSCCQSCPFSSTAAAKCFAGLLNKHPAGQQLDEFLQLAVDKVEAGLSSGPCRSQGFTLLLWVTKALVLRYHPLSSCLTDRLMGLLSDPELGPAAADGFSLLMSDCTDVLTRAGHAEVRIMFRQRFFTDNVPALVRGFHAAPQDVKPNYLKGLSHVLNRLPKPVLLPELPTLLSLLLEALSCPDSVVQLSTLSCLQPLLLEAPQVMSLHVDTLVTKFLNLSASPSMAVRIAALQCMHALTHLPTPVLLPYKPQVIRALAKPLDDKKRLVRKEAVSARGEWFLLGSPGS; translated from the exons ATGAAACTGGTGTGGCCTAGTGCCAAACTGCTGCAGGCGGCTGCAGGTGCGTCTGCCCGGGCCTGCGACCACATCACCAGTAACGTGCTGCCTCTACTGCTGGAACAGTTCCACAAGCACAGTCAG AGCAACCAGCGGAGGACAATCCTTGAAATGATCCTGGGTTTCTTGAAGCTGCAGCAGAAATGGAGCTGTGAAGACAAGG ATGAAAGGCCTCTGAGTGGCTTCAAGGACCAGCTGTGCTCACTGATATTCATGGCCCTGTCAGACCCCAACACCCAGCTTCAACTTGTTGGCATTCGTACACTCACAGTGTTGGGTGCTCAACCAG ATCTCCTGTCTTCTGGGGACTTGGAGCTAGCAGTGGGTCACCTGTACAGActgagcttcctggaggaggattCCCAGAGTTG CAGGGCAGCAGCACTGGAAGCATCAGGAACCCTGGCAGCTCTCTACCCTGTGGCCTTCAGCAGCCACCTAGTGCCCAAGCTTGCTGAGGATCTGTGTACCG AGGAGTCAGATTTGGCTAGAGGGGATGGGCCCACCAGGTGCTCCCGGCATCCACGCTGTCTGCAAGCCTTATCAGCTGTATCCACACATCCCAGCATCGTCAAGGAGACGCTGCCTCTTCTGCTGCAGCATCTGTGCCAGATGAACAGAg GGATTACGAGTCCAGGAACCAGTGAAGTTATTGCTATCTGTCACAGCCTCCAGCAGGTGGCAGAAAAATGCCAACGAGACCCCGAGAGCTGCTGGTATTTCCATCAGACAGCTGTACCCTGCCTGCTTGCTTTGGCTGTGCAGGCTTCCATGCCAG AGAAGGAGCATTCAGTTCTGAAAAAAGTCCTGCTGGAGGATGAGGTCTTGGCCACCATGGTGTCGGTCATCGCCACTGCCACCACCCACTTGAGCCCTGA CTTAGCCACGCAGAGTGTCGCCCACGTCGTGCCCCTCTTCTTGGACGGCAACATCTCCTTCCTGCCTGAAAACAGCTTCTCTGGCAGATTCCAGCCATTCCAG GATGGCTCCTCAGGACAGAGGCGACTGGTTGCACTGCTTATGGCCTTTGTCTGTTCCCTGCCTCGAAAC GTGGAAATCCCACAGCTGAACCGACTCATGCGGGAGCTTTTAGAGCTGAGCTGTTGCCAAAGCTGCCCCTTCTCCTCTACTGCTGCCGCCAAGTGCTTCGCAGGACTCCTGAACAAGCACCCTGCAG GGCAACAGCTGGATGAATTCCTGCAGCTGGCTGTGGACAAAGTGGAGGCTGGGCTGAGCTCTGGGCCCTGTCGTAGTCAGGGCTTCACACTGCTTCTCTGG GTCACAAAGGCCTTAGTGCTTAGATACCATCCTCTCAGTTCCTGCCTTACAGACCGG CTCATGGGCCTCCTGAGTGATCCAGAACTAGGCCCGGCAGCAGCTGATGGCTTCTCTCTGCTCATGTCTGACTGCACTGATGTGCTAACTCGTGCTGGCCATGCTGAAGTGCGGATCATGTTTCGCCAGCGGTTCTTCACGGATAACGTGCCCGCTTTGGTCCGGGGCTTCCATGCTGCTCCCCAAG ATGTGAAGCCAAACTACCTTAAGGGTCTGTCTCACGTACTTAACAGGCtgccaaagcctgtgctcttgcCAGAGCTGCCCACG CTGCTCTCCCTGTTGCTGGAGGCCCTGTCCTGCCCCGACTCCGTGGTGCAGCTCTCCACCCTCAGCTGCCTTCAGCCTCTTCTACTGGAAGCGCCCCAGGTCATGAGTCTTCACGTTGACACCCTTGTCACCAAGTTCCTGAACCTCAGTGCCAGCCCTTCCATG GCGGTCCGGATCGCTGCTCTGCAGTGTATGCACGCCCTCACTCACCTGCCCACCCCTGTG CTGCTGCCGTACAAACCACAGGTGATCCGGGCCTTAGCCAAACCCTTGGATGACAAGAAGAGGCTGGTGCGTAAGGAAGCAGTGTCAGCCAGGGGAGAATG GTTTCTGCTGGGGAGCCCTGGCAGCTGA